Proteins encoded by one window of Companilactobacillus ginsenosidimutans:
- a CDS encoding NTP transferase domain-containing protein, which yields MTDGLILAGGKSKRYQSDKALAHFNTRVLTNVEYTAEQLLPFVSQCYISTNSNNNREIRQLFYDVTRATVIQDQEPLIDHGPISALWSYFQMTGNTHADLIVLATDYKNINKTVLELISNKNAYIQCSGEDLFTFCHINISQADFRHQLRLRHFRWQDILQAAQCETIPIANYKIKNINYQEDLQ from the coding sequence ATGACTGACGGTTTAATCTTAGCAGGTGGGAAATCTAAACGATACCAAAGTGATAAGGCTTTGGCCCACTTCAACACACGGGTTTTAACTAACGTGGAATACACAGCGGAACAGCTTCTTCCGTTTGTAAGCCAATGTTATATTTCGACGAATTCCAACAATAATCGTGAAATTCGCCAACTTTTTTACGACGTTACACGAGCAACTGTAATTCAAGATCAAGAGCCATTGATCGATCACGGACCAATTTCAGCCCTCTGGTCATACTTTCAAATGACTGGAAATACCCACGCAGACCTGATAGTTCTAGCGACTGACTATAAGAATATCAACAAAACTGTGCTAGAATTAATTAGCAACAAAAACGCTTATATACAATGTAGTGGTGAAGACTTATTTACCTTTTGCCATATTAATATTTCTCAAGCTGACTTCAGGCATCAGTTGAGATTACGTCACTTTAGATGGCAAGACATTTTGCAAGCAGCGCAGTGTGAAACGATTCCGATTGCTAACTACAAAATTAAAAACATCAACTATCAGGAGGATTTACAATGA
- a CDS encoding response regulator yields the protein MKNVLIADDYKILRKGLTYTINTTNTFRVTAEASDGNEAYSIIENQDIDVAIMDISMPPGESGLVTIKRIHDYHPEVKQIVLSMHEEPEYINTALANGALSYILKSSPEQELLNALDRADIDKSYIDSNIIMTENDYESIQKQQDEPDDKKSLDELNFVNLSRREREVLPLICLGFSNQEIAEKLFVTRKTIEAHKTNIMKKLGFNSRRELLHFAMQHHLIDF from the coding sequence ATGAAAAATGTATTAATTGCTGACGATTACAAGATTTTGCGAAAAGGCCTCACTTACACGATTAATACTACTAACACATTTCGTGTGACGGCCGAAGCTTCTGACGGGAATGAAGCTTATTCCATTATCGAAAATCAAGATATTGATGTCGCGATTATGGATATTTCTATGCCACCAGGGGAAAGTGGTTTAGTTACTATCAAGAGGATTCACGACTATCATCCAGAAGTTAAACAAATTGTCCTGTCCATGCATGAAGAACCTGAATATATCAACACTGCCCTAGCAAATGGAGCTCTGTCATATATTTTAAAAAGTTCTCCTGAACAGGAACTTTTGAATGCGCTCGATCGTGCAGACATTGATAAGTCATACATTGATAGCAATATTATTATGACTGAAAATGATTACGAAAGTATCCAGAAACAGCAAGATGAACCCGACGACAAAAAAAGCCTGGACGAGTTGAATTTTGTCAACTTATCCAGACGTGAACGCGAGGTATTACCTCTAATTTGTCTCGGCTTCTCGAATCAAGAAATTGCCGAAAAATTATTTGTTACTAGAAAAACGATTGAAGCTCATAAAACTAACATCATGAAAAAATTGGGTTTTAATTCACGACGCGAATTACTACACTTTGCTATGCAGCATCACTTGATTGACTTTTAG
- a CDS encoding DMT family transporter encodes MSENTKKAQRLGVELNLVSLLFSSISPVLNKFSLVSLNPILGALLTSVFAAIFNLILIFVMYHDFSVIKDKWVIFLGLTNGVGVILQYVALSLLSPVTVTLIARVYLVYVFVLSYIFLKEKLTRWDYLAVVLCIAGSVFVSSGRMKVDSFWGIVCAFIYPLMYAANNIIAKYLVKDHNPGNVLFYNHLVSAALLLITGVLIPGTFAGIQARAVTFNFFGAFFNGFLSLLLFYTSLKFITAGKANIVRALGPLVVIVYSYFFFPIHITASIIIGAILLIVSTTIVTMTKSQSSDAA; translated from the coding sequence ATGTCTGAGAACACAAAAAAAGCTCAACGTTTAGGTGTTGAGCTGAATTTAGTTTCACTATTATTTAGTAGTATTAGTCCTGTTTTGAACAAGTTTTCACTGGTCAGTTTAAACCCCATTCTTGGAGCACTTCTCACTAGTGTCTTCGCTGCCATTTTTAACTTGATATTAATTTTCGTGATGTATCACGATTTTTCAGTTATCAAGGACAAATGGGTTATCTTTTTAGGACTAACAAACGGTGTGGGGGTTATCTTACAGTATGTAGCTTTATCACTTTTAAGCCCTGTCACAGTTACACTGATTGCTAGAGTTTATCTAGTTTACGTCTTTGTACTGTCATACATTTTCTTAAAAGAAAAGCTAACACGTTGGGATTATCTAGCCGTTGTACTTTGTATTGCTGGATCAGTCTTCGTTTCTTCTGGTCGTATGAAAGTGGACAGTTTCTGGGGAATAGTTTGTGCCTTCATCTATCCACTAATGTACGCTGCCAACAATATTATTGCGAAATACTTAGTTAAGGATCACAACCCTGGTAACGTTTTGTTCTACAACCACTTGGTTTCAGCTGCATTACTTCTCATTACTGGAGTATTGATTCCTGGAACTTTTGCCGGCATTCAAGCCAGAGCCGTTACCTTTAACTTCTTCGGTGCTTTCTTCAATGGATTCCTATCACTATTGTTGTTCTACACTAGTTTGAAATTCATTACCGCTGGAAAAGCTAATATTGTCCGTGCACTGGGACCTTTAGTAGTCATTGTTTATTCCTACTTTTTCTTCCCAATCCACATCACAGCAAGTATTATCATCGGAGCAATTTTATTAATTGTTTCAACAACAATTGTAACTATGACTAAAAGTCAATCAAGTGATGCTGCATAG
- a CDS encoding glycerate kinase, with protein sequence MKIVLAPDSYKNSLTAKEVALSMQRGLEKAIPDANYIQIPMADGGEGTVQSLVDAKDGEILSEKVIDPLGNLVTAHYGMIDNGQVAVIEMAEASGIQYIDDQTGNPYVATTYGTGQLINAAVNKGAKTIIIGLGGSATNDGGAGMAQALGANLLDKSGKELSFGGAELINLARIDISDMDSELKDVKIVIASDVTNPLTGKDGASYVFGPQKGATPRMVKSLDKALSHYADIIKRDLDKDLEHTPGAGAAGGLGAGLLAFTNAKLESGVEIVLEYTDFKERVKDADVVFTGEGKIDFQTKFGKTPIGVAKAVKEVNPDATVIAVAGTVGEKIEELYPLGIDAIFSCMPGVEDLSTAIKNTDKNIQQVMWNIGKLIKA encoded by the coding sequence ATGAAGATTGTTTTAGCACCAGATTCATATAAAAATTCATTGACAGCTAAGGAAGTCGCACTTTCCATGCAACGGGGCCTAGAGAAAGCAATTCCCGATGCCAACTATATCCAGATTCCTATGGCAGATGGTGGAGAAGGAACAGTCCAGTCGCTTGTCGATGCCAAAGACGGAGAAATACTTTCTGAAAAAGTTATTGATCCACTGGGAAATCTTGTTACGGCGCATTATGGAATGATTGATAATGGGCAAGTTGCCGTTATCGAAATGGCCGAAGCTAGTGGTATTCAATATATAGATGATCAAACTGGGAATCCTTATGTGGCAACCACTTATGGTACTGGTCAGTTGATTAACGCTGCTGTAAATAAAGGCGCAAAAACCATTATCATTGGACTCGGAGGTTCAGCTACTAATGACGGAGGAGCCGGTATGGCACAAGCCTTGGGGGCAAACCTACTCGACAAATCTGGTAAAGAATTAAGTTTTGGTGGAGCGGAATTAATTAATCTTGCTCGTATCGATATTAGTGACATGGATTCTGAATTAAAGGATGTAAAAATTGTCATTGCGTCGGACGTTACTAATCCATTGACGGGAAAAGACGGAGCATCATACGTTTTTGGACCTCAGAAGGGTGCCACTCCACGGATGGTTAAGTCATTGGACAAGGCGTTGTCTCATTATGCGGATATTATCAAACGTGACTTGGACAAGGATTTGGAACATACTCCTGGAGCCGGTGCTGCTGGCGGACTGGGAGCAGGATTGCTGGCTTTTACCAATGCGAAATTGGAATCTGGTGTTGAAATTGTTTTGGAATACACTGATTTCAAAGAACGTGTTAAGGACGCTGACGTTGTTTTTACTGGTGAAGGAAAAATTGACTTTCAAACTAAATTTGGCAAGACACCCATTGGTGTGGCGAAAGCTGTTAAAGAAGTTAACCCTGATGCGACGGTAATTGCGGTAGCCGGCACGGTGGGAGAAAAAATTGAAGAGTTATATCCACTTGGAATCGATGCCATTTTCAGCTGCATGCCTGGTGTTGAAGATTTGTCGACTGCCATAAAAAATACTGATAAAAATATTCAACAAGTTATGTGGAATATTGGTAAATTAATTAAAGCGTAA
- a CDS encoding DUF1310 family protein, whose translation MILFLLFFTMIIAVGVFYHEKSLEFQSEMVRIVKDNENKIDSDLLLKDKQRKIKDIDLNYDTIMHNSMGTIDFKGFVNGETYLSFQGDLSLTDGEINALTESSDDLFDFLTADNLE comes from the coding sequence ATGATATTATTTTTACTGTTCTTCACAATGATTATTGCAGTCGGGGTTTTCTACCATGAAAAGAGTCTGGAATTCCAATCAGAGATGGTTAGAATTGTTAAAGACAACGAGAATAAGATCGACAGCGACTTATTGTTGAAAGACAAGCAACGGAAAATCAAGGATATCGACCTAAATTACGATACGATAATGCATAATTCCATGGGAACGATAGACTTCAAAGGCTTCGTAAATGGCGAGACTTATCTAAGCTTCCAGGGGGACTTGTCGCTGACTGATGGTGAGATTAATGCGTTGACAGAATCATCCGATGACCTGTTCGATTTTCTGACGGCAGATAATCTAGAATAA
- a CDS encoding polyprenyl synthetase family protein — protein sequence MPAVSPFEQFKKLNVRLVGLEDYIRHLVELHNDDIISEAGGYLHSQHFLHAAFFYLFSEFGDADAEELRDNSLQSAAAAMQMFYIRNEMMRKHQAGPDSIKLNFMVEYFSDLIDVEFRKCSADDDDLQGKIDAVQEITTNQLLADEQMVKPVEDVGEYIKRIEARSAVMFEFACRFGAQATHADDVLIDSAGQIGRTIGLAYQIKSEILDLIGINTTEEQFGPLFMLQSGEFTLPTIFAVAKAGPDFMNKVAEAGRTGEDELVKTAEYIIDNGVDAAQVMVKEYKDQAIFDIDMLPNIPEKQSLKKLVDMLL from the coding sequence ATGCCAGCAGTATCACCTTTTGAACAATTCAAAAAATTAAATGTCAGACTTGTTGGTCTCGAGGATTACATTCGTCACTTGGTGGAGTTACACAATGACGATATTATTTCTGAGGCTGGCGGATACTTACACTCACAACATTTCTTACACGCTGCCTTTTTCTATTTATTCTCTGAATTCGGTGACGCAGATGCTGAGGAGTTACGAGATAATTCTTTGCAATCAGCAGCTGCAGCTATGCAGATGTTTTACATTAGAAATGAAATGATGCGCAAACATCAAGCTGGTCCGGACTCTATTAAGCTGAACTTCATGGTGGAATACTTTTCAGATTTGATTGATGTCGAATTCAGAAAATGTTCTGCTGATGATGATGACTTACAAGGTAAGATTGACGCTGTTCAGGAAATTACTACTAATCAGCTTTTAGCTGACGAACAGATGGTTAAACCGGTCGAAGATGTCGGTGAATACATCAAACGGATTGAAGCCCGTTCTGCGGTTATGTTTGAATTTGCCTGCAGATTTGGAGCACAAGCTACTCACGCTGACGATGTATTGATTGACTCAGCTGGACAAATTGGCCGTACGATTGGTCTTGCTTACCAAATCAAGAGTGAGATTCTTGACTTGATTGGTATCAACACTACTGAAGAACAATTTGGACCATTATTTATGCTACAAAGTGGCGAGTTTACTTTGCCAACTATTTTTGCTGTTGCTAAGGCTGGTCCTGACTTTATGAACAAAGTTGCTGAGGCTGGTCGAACTGGTGAAGATGAGCTGGTTAAAACTGCCGAGTATATTATTGACAATGGTGTTGATGCTGCTCAGGTTATGGTTAAGGAGTATAAGGATCAAGCTATTTTTGATATTGATATGTTGCCTAATATTCCTGAGAAGCAGTCTTTGAAGAAATTGGTTGATATGTTACTTTAG
- a CDS encoding YbaK/EbsC family protein has protein sequence MGDISEVNPYCTPVKNLLLFDKKREFYYLVLEPANVKLDFKKLAEQMNTSRSSLGFASDEQLASLLDTETGFVSPLILKSDLELKVLVNPDLLSELQLGFHAGSNTETAVINSWDLGLFLGKIGYYPILLKI, from the coding sequence ATGGGAGATATTAGTGAGGTAAATCCTTACTGTACACCCGTCAAAAACTTATTATTATTTGATAAGAAACGTGAATTCTATTATTTAGTTTTAGAACCAGCAAATGTAAAATTGGATTTCAAAAAGTTAGCTGAACAAATGAATACTAGCCGTAGCAGTCTCGGTTTTGCCAGTGACGAACAGCTAGCATCCCTTCTTGATACCGAAACAGGATTCGTGAGTCCGTTGATTTTGAAATCTGATTTAGAATTGAAAGTCTTGGTTAATCCCGATTTACTGTCTGAACTTCAATTAGGATTTCATGCTGGCAGTAATACCGAAACTGCTGTAATTAATTCTTGGGACTTGGGATTGTTCTTAGGAAAAATTGGATATTATCCGATTCTGTTGAAAATTTAG
- a CDS encoding type II toxin-antitoxin system PemK/MazF family toxin: MAYNFKGYIPQQGDLVYINFDPSVGREIRKRRPGLVISSTEFNAKTGYIVICPITSKIRENSLYQSLHAKKLYGQINTIQYRTMDFLSTERNIEFIEKSNPLDFMKTAESVSNGLNFNSLIDNL; the protein is encoded by the coding sequence GTGGCGTATAATTTCAAAGGATATATACCGCAACAAGGAGATCTAGTTTATATAAATTTTGATCCGTCCGTTGGCCGCGAAATAAGAAAACGACGTCCGGGGCTTGTAATTAGTTCAACTGAATTCAATGCAAAAACCGGTTACATAGTAATTTGTCCAATAACAAGTAAGATCCGAGAAAATTCACTTTATCAATCTTTACATGCAAAGAAATTATACGGTCAAATAAATACAATCCAATATAGAACCATGGATTTTTTATCGACTGAACGAAACATAGAGTTCATTGAAAAGAGTAATCCTTTAGACTTTATGAAAACCGCTGAGTCAGTCTCAAATGGGTTAAATTTCAATTCATTGATTGATAATTTATAA
- the mazE gene encoding type II toxin-antitoxin system PemI/MazE family antitoxin produces the protein MEKVITWCYHIYTRRWNIMKTRKQGNALVISIPSKFNIPEGIEYIAMKQDDGSLIFTPKSENIFKSNKPEFQDLRPDKDYVAGTRTIREDI, from the coding sequence ATGGAAAAAGTAATTACATGGTGTTACCATATTTACACAAGGAGATGGAATATCATGAAAACTAGAAAGCAAGGAAATGCACTAGTAATTAGTATACCGTCTAAGTTTAATATTCCTGAGGGAATAGAATATATTGCAATGAAGCAGGATGATGGCAGCTTAATTTTCACTCCAAAATCCGAGAATATATTCAAAAGTAATAAGCCTGAATTCCAAGATTTACGACCCGATAAAGATTATGTGGCAGGAACACGTACAATTCGGGAGGATATCTGA
- a CDS encoding RNA-guided endonuclease InsQ/TnpB family protein, with translation MNDYQYHYGLKVRCYPSDKQKQIIEHNLNGSRFAYNEMVAIDRELYNLRKCKLYIKQVQNRIDYLIERKESTKYLFGLRSWLNEFNVGTDVTSMAIRNYKAAWNMFIKVHTTGIPKFHKKQHSGSFQLPNRYSSKITTPSLFNGNIKFIDNKHMNVSLIGHIRVSGSHKRIMVEHSNIRIGTLTVSKDAIGDYYISLQLASDSPFVQTGKSTGDSIGIDLNTENFLTTSNGDVVENPRYYRKNKKRLAKQQRILSRRHLRAKKEHRRLLDSKNYQKQRIIVAKLHNKVCNRRTNFLHETSTALIKNHDLVVAEELRSKNLLKNHALAMSISDVGWGTFLQMLEYKAEMYGKAFIKVDPKYTTQTCSNCGYVMRGEEKLTISDRTWSCPNCNQYHTRDHNAAQNILAKAM, from the coding sequence ATGAATGATTACCAGTACCATTACGGTTTGAAAGTTAGATGTTATCCTTCAGATAAACAGAAACAAATCATTGAGCACAATCTTAATGGTTCTAGATTTGCCTATAATGAAATGGTTGCCATTGATAGAGAGTTGTACAATCTACGTAAGTGCAAGTTATACATCAAACAAGTCCAAAATCGAATCGATTATTTAATTGAACGCAAGGAAAGCACTAAGTATCTTTTCGGACTTCGTTCTTGGTTAAATGAATTCAATGTCGGTACCGATGTAACCAGTATGGCAATTCGAAACTATAAGGCAGCTTGGAATATGTTTATAAAAGTCCATACTACTGGCATTCCAAAATTCCATAAGAAACAACATTCGGGAAGTTTTCAATTACCAAACAGGTACTCTTCAAAAATTACAACTCCATCATTATTTAATGGAAATATCAAATTCATTGATAATAAGCATATGAATGTTTCTTTGATTGGACATATAAGAGTATCCGGTAGTCACAAAAGGATTATGGTTGAACATTCAAATATTCGGATCGGAACATTAACAGTATCCAAGGATGCCATTGGCGACTACTACATCTCACTTCAATTGGCATCTGATTCTCCTTTTGTTCAGACAGGGAAGAGTACGGGAGATTCAATTGGAATTGATCTTAATACGGAAAATTTCCTAACAACTTCTAATGGAGATGTTGTAGAAAATCCAAGATATTACAGAAAGAATAAGAAACGACTTGCTAAGCAACAACGAATTCTTTCAAGAAGACACCTCAGAGCTAAGAAAGAACATCGACGATTACTTGACTCAAAGAATTATCAAAAACAAAGAATAATTGTTGCCAAGTTACATAATAAAGTCTGTAATCGGCGGACTAACTTCTTACATGAAACTTCTACTGCACTCATCAAGAACCACGATCTGGTAGTAGCTGAAGAGTTAAGAAGTAAAAACTTATTAAAAAATCATGCATTAGCAATGAGTATCAGTGATGTTGGTTGGGGGACATTCCTACAAATGCTTGAGTACAAAGCAGAAATGTATGGAAAGGCCTTTATTAAAGTTGATCCAAAGTACACCACTCAAACATGTTCAAATTGTGGTTACGTAATGAGAGGTGAAGAAAAATTAACTATCTCAGATAGAACTTGGAGTTGTCCCAACTGTAATCAATATCACACCCGTGACCACAATGCCGCTCAAAATATACTAGCTAAAGCTATGTAG
- a CDS encoding sensor histidine kinase, whose product MENSDTLWIQKNFLDSPDATLIVRGDKVVIVNNAAQELIHGLDLDVNYLIQLVQTDMAENNSATNNCFNCVVKETMHHKSVPIDVMDKKQLQKLTFSLDYYLIDDDNDVYSIVIRNNASKDRLRKMEDSHDIVRKINRTQENERKRISEDLHDSVAQSVYSSIMTLNRMKTGDSEKDKMISQVQEQLRGTLSDIKSLAVDVRPAVLDNFGLTAAIHALIKRMQPSTDIELDFIDKSDDLSILSDDVQTTLYRIVQEAMTNAIKHSNGTTIVVMLVSHKNKISLEVMDDGEGFNMYTKKSYNGSSLGMINMNERVKSLNGYFLVDTKIGEGTTITAEFPYESSTEPTKNEE is encoded by the coding sequence ATGGAAAATAGCGATACCTTATGGATTCAAAAAAACTTTTTGGACTCACCCGACGCTACTTTGATCGTACGAGGTGACAAAGTTGTAATCGTGAATAATGCCGCCCAAGAATTAATTCATGGATTAGATTTAGATGTTAATTATTTAATTCAACTTGTTCAAACTGATATGGCAGAAAATAATTCTGCTACTAACAACTGTTTTAATTGTGTCGTCAAGGAAACCATGCACCACAAATCCGTTCCCATCGACGTTATGGATAAAAAACAATTGCAGAAATTAACTTTCTCACTCGATTATTATTTGATTGACGACGACAATGACGTCTACTCGATCGTGATTAGAAACAATGCTTCCAAAGATAGATTGCGCAAAATGGAAGATAGTCATGATATAGTTAGGAAGATAAACCGAACTCAAGAAAATGAGCGAAAACGTATTTCTGAAGATTTACATGACAGTGTTGCCCAATCTGTCTACTCTTCAATTATGACGTTGAATCGAATGAAAACTGGTGATTCTGAAAAAGACAAAATGATATCACAAGTACAAGAACAGCTTCGAGGGACGCTGAGTGATATTAAGAGTCTTGCGGTTGATGTCAGACCAGCCGTGCTCGACAATTTTGGTCTAACTGCTGCTATTCACGCCTTAATCAAACGAATGCAGCCTAGCACTGATATCGAGTTAGATTTTATCGATAAAAGTGATGACCTGTCGATACTTTCAGATGACGTTCAAACTACCTTATACCGAATCGTTCAAGAAGCTATGACTAATGCCATCAAGCATTCAAACGGTACAACTATCGTTGTTATGCTGGTGTCTCACAAGAATAAAATCAGTCTTGAAGTCATGGATGACGGCGAGGGATTCAATATGTACACAAAGAAATCCTACAATGGATCTTCTCTTGGAATGATCAATATGAACGAACGTGTTAAATCGCTCAATGGTTATTTCTTGGTTGATACAAAAATTGGTGAGGGAACCACAATCACTGCAGAATTTCCTTACGAAAGTAGCACGGAGCCAACTAAAAACGAGGAATGA
- a CDS encoding aldo/keto reductase, producing MGTWRVGEGDLLRTQKEVEILKYGLQNGINVIDTAEMYGEGKAETVVGRAIKNFDRDSFQLISKFYPYHATPKLIKDSLEKSLKRLNTDYLDVYLLHWRGDTPLAETVQGLEAVKKEGLIKSWGVSNFSTSDLEELASVPDGENCQVNQDLYNLTSRGVEYSILPYQKKHNIDFMGYSPFGSDGNEYLNLKDEVGEVAAQKHISIFELLLAWVIRNNNVLSIPKTSSVDHFAMNLHAADIEFTPDELELLDKIYPKPTEETPLDTI from the coding sequence ATGGGTACTTGGCGTGTCGGTGAAGGCGACTTATTGAGAACTCAAAAAGAAGTCGAAATTTTGAAATACGGCTTGCAAAATGGCATCAACGTCATTGATACAGCCGAAATGTATGGTGAAGGAAAAGCTGAAACAGTAGTTGGTCGAGCTATCAAGAATTTTGACCGTGACAGTTTCCAACTGATTTCCAAGTTTTATCCTTATCACGCGACTCCTAAACTAATCAAAGATAGTTTGGAAAAAAGTTTGAAACGTCTAAATACTGACTATCTGGATGTCTACCTATTACACTGGCGTGGCGATACTCCGTTGGCAGAAACTGTCCAGGGACTTGAAGCTGTTAAAAAAGAAGGTTTGATCAAGAGCTGGGGAGTCTCGAACTTTTCAACTTCTGACTTGGAAGAACTTGCTAGTGTACCTGATGGTGAAAATTGCCAGGTTAACCAGGACTTGTACAATTTGACTAGTCGTGGTGTTGAATACTCAATCCTTCCTTATCAAAAGAAGCACAATATCGACTTCATGGGTTATTCTCCATTTGGATCAGACGGTAATGAATACCTTAATTTAAAAGATGAGGTAGGAGAAGTTGCAGCTCAAAAGCATATTTCAATCTTTGAACTATTACTCGCCTGGGTAATTAGAAATAATAATGTCTTGAGTATTCCTAAGACTAGTTCAGTTGACCACTTTGCAATGAACTTGCATGCTGCTGATATCGAATTCACTCCAGATGAACTAGAATTGCTGGATAAAATTTATCCTAAACCTACTGAAGAAACTCCACTAGATACGATTTAA
- a CDS encoding heavy-metal-associated domain-containing protein has translation MAKKILVEGLRCEKCPVHIAQKLSDVAGVEKIEKNMDDMTATIIGDADIDEVRTALSSTPFKIEAVD, from the coding sequence ATGGCAAAGAAAATTTTAGTTGAAGGATTAAGATGTGAAAAGTGTCCAGTTCACATTGCTCAAAAACTTAGTGACGTTGCCGGCGTTGAGAAAATTGAAAAAAATATGGATGATATGACAGCTACAATCATTGGGGATGCTGACATTGATGAAGTACGTACAGCCTTAAGTAGTACACCATTTAAAATTGAGGCGGTCGATTAA
- a CDS encoding amino acid permease — protein MAKETLRRSLSSRQMQMIALGGTIGVGLFMGSASTIKWTGPSVLLAYGLAGLILYMVMRALGEMLYVDPSTGSFAKYGREYIHPVVGYLTAWSNVFQYLVVGISEVIAVGTYLHFWWPNMPEWIAGVVVVVTLCIANLTSVKAYGELEFWFALIKVVTIIMMIIFGLLVIIFGVGNHGHPIGISNLWTNGGFFTGGVKGFIFALSIVVASYQGIEVIGITAGEAEDPQRNIVRAIRSIVGRILIFYIGAIFVIVSIYPWNKLGTMGSPFVETFAKVGITAAAMIINFVMLTAAMSGCNSGIFSSSRMLYTLGLEHHLPKSFVKLSRNGVPVVPVLTISIGILLGLILNYSLPVLLHTSGDVFVIVYSSSVLPGMVPWFVILFSELKFRRINKDKMADHPFKMPWFPISNYLSIAALLVILVFMFLNPETTVSLLVGVVFLIVMTIIYFFNNRPSKNIDSESSNVVSDLNED, from the coding sequence ATGGCTAAGGAAACATTGAGAAGAAGTTTATCTTCTCGCCAAATGCAGATGATTGCGCTTGGTGGAACAATCGGGGTTGGACTATTCATGGGATCAGCATCAACTATTAAGTGGACAGGCCCATCAGTACTACTTGCATATGGTCTAGCTGGACTAATTTTGTACATGGTTATGCGTGCCTTGGGGGAAATGCTTTACGTCGATCCATCCACTGGATCGTTCGCCAAATATGGACGAGAATATATTCATCCAGTCGTCGGTTATTTGACAGCTTGGAGTAACGTTTTCCAGTACCTAGTCGTTGGTATCAGTGAAGTTATCGCCGTCGGAACTTACTTGCATTTCTGGTGGCCAAACATGCCAGAATGGATTGCCGGAGTCGTCGTTGTCGTAACTCTTTGTATCGCCAATTTAACCTCTGTAAAAGCCTACGGGGAGTTAGAATTTTGGTTTGCGCTTATCAAAGTTGTCACAATTATCATGATGATCATATTTGGATTATTAGTAATCATCTTCGGTGTCGGGAATCACGGACATCCAATCGGTATTAGTAACCTTTGGACAAACGGAGGCTTCTTCACAGGTGGTGTGAAAGGGTTTATCTTTGCGCTATCGATAGTCGTCGCGTCCTATCAAGGAATCGAAGTAATCGGTATTACCGCCGGTGAAGCTGAAGATCCGCAAAGAAATATTGTCCGCGCCATACGTTCAATCGTTGGTAGAATTCTAATTTTTTACATAGGAGCAATTTTCGTTATTGTTTCAATTTACCCTTGGAACAAGCTTGGTACGATGGGCAGTCCCTTCGTTGAAACGTTCGCTAAGGTTGGTATCACTGCCGCCGCAATGATCATTAATTTCGTTATGCTAACGGCTGCAATGTCCGGATGTAACTCCGGTATTTTCAGTTCAAGTCGTATGTTATACACACTTGGTCTCGAACACCATTTGCCAAAGTCATTCGTCAAACTATCGAGAAATGGCGTACCAGTAGTTCCCGTTCTAACCATTTCAATCGGAATCCTACTCGGACTAATTTTAAACTACTCACTACCCGTCTTATTGCACACCTCAGGCGACGTTTTCGTCATCGTCTACAGTTCCAGCGTCTTGCCCGGAATGGTGCCCTGGTTCGTAATATTGTTCAGTGAGCTCAAATTCCGCCGCATCAACAAAGATAAAATGGCCGACCATCCCTTCAAAATGCCATGGTTCCCCATCAGTAATTATCTATCCATCGCCGCCCTACTAGTTATCCTAGTGTTCATGTTCCTCAATCCAGAAACAACAGTTAGCTTGCTAGTCGGCGTCGTATTCCTAATCGTAATGACAATAATTTACTTCTTCAACAACCGTCCTTCAAAAAATATTGACAGTGAAAGTAGTAATGTAGTGTCAGATTTGAATGAAGATTAA